The DNA segment CTCTTGTTCCTAGTAGTAGATAGCTGCGAATGGTTGTGATTACATTTATGCGGCCCTTTATTAGTAACATTACTTGTTATAATGTTCAGTTATGTTGGGGATCAGCATGGCTTATTTTCTGTGATAAAGTTTGAAGCTGAGAAAGGACAACTTTTGAAGGCATCATATAATTTGTCAGCAAAATTTCTAAGgggtatttttttttagttttttggtCTTTTGTTTTGATGATTGATATATAATACTGATAGacttatttgataaaaaatggAAATACGATGAAAGAATTGAAGGAAAATGAACATTGACCCAAGATTGTTGTTATTCAGAAGTTGACTATGCAAGCCTCAAGAATTTCCCGTAAACAGGGTGTGTTTGAGAGCACCCAAACCTTCCTAACTTAATTCTCACTCTGTAACTGTCAAACGACTACTACCTTTATATTTTTAGTGCATAGTTACAAATTCATTTTGTTCCCTCTCTTGCCTTATTAATTCCCTACGCACACACTTTTAATCATTGGATGAATCAAATGCATACATTGCATTTTCTGAAGTCATATTGCATAGAATAGAAGCTAAAATCACTGggtattatttatataatacaaCAGAAAGGGAGCTTAGCTTAGCTCCTTACAACTGTGTAAAGTCCTCATGAAAGCACAGAAAACAGTAGCAAAATTGATGAAAAAAGCCAGAGGCTGCAAAATAATCTAACCGCAGGCCAATAGGCACCAACCTTCTCTCAAAGTTCTGTTTTTCTCCTCTTGACCCTCACTTTCCTTTTAAATGTTCATCTCTCCCTCTAATCATGCCAGGATCTTCTCATCTCATGCTATATGATGTCGGTCCTTTATGCTTAGAGTCCATCTACAGTTTGGCTCACAAGTAATTATTCTTTCATTTCTTTCACCTCTCTCACTATGGAGTATGGATCCCCGTCATCCCCCTTCTCCTGGTGTAGACTTGTTTCAGTGCCTAACAATCTTATTTTCCACACAGAAATTATGTTTGGCTCATATTGGATGAGGGTAGCACTAAGATAAACAATGCTGTGTCGCATTGCAATATTAATCTTACATAACCACTATAATCAAATATCTTGAGTTGATTCATGGTTCTGTCTTccagtatttaatttttttatttattttctttgatttaaGAACTGCTTGTTATCATTGTTTTATTCTCTTTGACAGAAGCTGCAGGCTTTTCAGATCCCAGTGTACAACCAATCATTGGAATTCTTTTACAACCTTCTTCATCTGGGAACAGGCAAGATAATAAATAGTATACAGCATTTTAGCCTTACATCTCTTTCTGGCAAATTTATAAATTGGAATTTTTACTTGACAGCTACTTATTGATTTAGCCTAACTAACAATGCCAATTGAAAAATAGGATTTTGTAAAATTAGagtataactttttattttaacattcatatttttaattctcaCTATCAATATAATTTCTCAGATTTTCAAAAGTACTACAAACATTTGATGAAAAATGCAGAGCCATCCTCCAAAACAGTTTGTGTAATTTTTCATAGTATATATTCTCAGAGACAGAGACAACACTGCTTGATTTCATGAGTATGTATTCTATATCGTATATGTATCTAAATTTTTGAACCCCTGAATGATATGATGGGTGACCATATTTCAGACAGCAAATATTTCGATCAGTAGTTTGATACAGTTGTGTGACTCATGTTCTGATCTGTAGGAATTGGGGTTGTTTGCTTGTGAAGAATTCTTGACTATTTCATAGGGACTTAAATATTGTGGGATGCCTAAGTCCCACATTTAATAGTATGAGATGCTCAGTGGAGTATATAAGTGTTTGGTTCTCCCTCCTTAATAGTTTAAGTGTGGGTTCTCCAAGTGTTTGGATTCTTATCAGTTAGTATCAAACTAGTTGTTGATGTCTTGGAAAGGAGCTTCCTACTGAGAGTTTTGAGGTGTGGAGGATTTTAAACCAGTAGAGAAGTTCAGTGAGGTGATAAACTCTTAGGGCAATTATATGATTGGGTATTATGAAGTGTCTAAGTCCCACAATAAAGTACTATAGGATGTTTGGTGAAGTATTTAAGTATTTGATTTACCCCTTTAATAGCTAACTTTTAATCTAATATTCCATAGTTGTGTAAAAGAAGTTATATTTTCAATTCAATgaagaataaattattttatattttgtagaCTCTTGATTGCATTTGAGGATGGGTTGCTCATTCTTTGGGATGTTTCTGAAGCTCGAATTGCGTTCCTTGGTGGTGGAAAAGATCTCCAATTGAAGGATGAGGATGGTAACCCTTCTACTGAAACGGGGGCTAATCCTCCAGCTAATATTATTGAACAAAATCTGGGAGACAAAGAGATAACTGCTCTTTCCTGGGCATCTTCTACTGGGTCTATTCTTGCGGTGGGATACTTAGACGGAGATATCCTTCTATGGAACTTGTCATCAGCAGCACCTTCTAAAGGTCAAGAAACTTCTAAAAATGTTATTAAGCTGCAACTTTCGACTGCAGAAAGAAGACTCCCCGTCATTGTCTTAAAATGGTCCGACAGCTATAAATCCCAAAGTGATAATTCTGGACAGTTGTTTGTCTATGGTGGTGATGATATTGGATCTGAAGAAGTTCTGACAGTAAGTTATTTGTTTGTCtgtttatcattttattttaaattgatttctattggTTTTATGGCAATTGCTTCTGAATTATAATAAACTATACTGGTTATAAAACATCTAATACATTCAAAATTGGTTCAAGGTTGTGATTGAAACATTCTTATATGTTTCATCATTCCTAAAATCTGAAATGTATTGAAGAAGTATTTTACTTGGACTTTGCaggatataaaaaataatggaaTACTCCTTATGATGTTGTAAACCTGATTGAGCACCATCCTGGTTggataaactttaaaaatatagatattTAATGTAGGTTTATCATCTGATTACTAAATTGAGGATTTCCCCtgatattttttcattattttcttccCATATCTTCTGTTAGTTTAAATGGTAAGGTTGAACAAATATGATGTTGAGGTTGTTGTAGGATTTCTAGTCACTTGTTACCATTGCTTGATGGCCagtattttttcttattaaaatgTTTTCTAAGCATGTATGTTATGTCCCCCTAAACTTTAGAATGCCTCTTTTCATTACAGGTTTTAACTCTTGAATGGTCATCTGGAACGGAGTCTGTAAGATGCACTAATCGTGCAGACCTTACACTTAGTGGTTCTTTTGCAGACTTGACTTTACTGCCTAGTCCTGGAACAAACGGGCTGAACAGTAAAGATGAAGTTTTTGTACTTACAAACCCTGGACAACTACATTTGTATAATAGTGATAGCCTGTCCACATTGACATCCCAGCAGAAACGGACGCCATCTGTTCCTGCTGTAGAATTTCCGGTGCTAGTACCTATGACTGATCCATCTTTGACTGTTGCAAAACTTATCAGGTTGCCCAGTAAGTCAAATTCATCAAAACTTCTCACTGAGGTAACTTTTTTGCCTGCGTGTAATTTGTCACACTTTCAGTTAATCTttgtttgttatatttttttcatctacTTATTTCATTTATCTTAGGTTGCTTCAGCTTTGAGAACTGGCTTGAGGCCTGGATCTGCCCCTTCAGATTGGCCCTTGACTGGGGGTGTTCCCAGTCAGTTGTCTGCAACAAAAGGTGCTGAGGTTGAGAGTGTTTATTTTGTGGGTTATTCTAATGGATCTGTCCTTGTGTGTGATGCTACACATGCAGTCTTATCTTATATTTGCTACATAGAGGGAGAGGTAAGCATTCTACAACTACTTTGTCCCCAAATCAACTCAAAGACAATGTCCTTACATTTCCacatataatttgttttttgtcACACAATTATCTCGTTTTTTGGTAGGTGAATGGTACAAAAGTGGCTGGTTCAGATGCTCCAGTGACAAAATTGGACTTCTGCTCTGTTTCCTTACTGTTGGCCGTGGGCAATGAATGTGGTCTTGTCAGATATCTTCTTAATATGTCAATCTATCAATCTATCTTACATAACACAATATTTTTTCTGTGCTTATTTCCTTTGCTGTGATGACTTTAATAGGTTCGCATTTATGACCTCAAAGTCCCCTCCAATAGAAAAAATTTCCATTTTGTCACACAATCAAAATGTGAAGGTGATTCTTAGATTTCTGTCACCATAATGGAAGTCTATCTTCTTTGTTTGAGTTTTTACCCGGCCCCTTTCTCATGTTTCTTGTGTTTCCAAAGATATCTAtgctgaaaaatgaaattgTTATGCCTTGACTCATTGTATCGTGATTTGTGAAATGTGTTTTGCAGTTCATGATGTTCCACAAGGAAAAAAAACTCATTGTAGTGCTGTCTTTTCTCTTCTGGATTCTTCAGTACAAGCATTATCATTTGCAAATTCTGGAACCAAACTTGCTATTGGATTTTCAAGTGGTCGTGTGGGTATTATCTGACTACTTGTTAATTCTCGTTGCCTTTTTATTTGATCGTAAGGGGTAGTGGGAGGTCTCTCAATTGATACATCTTGGTAAATATCTTCTTTCCAGGTTGCAGTCTGTAATATGACTTCATTGTCagttttgttcttgattgatggtGCACCTTGCTCAACCTCTCCCATTACTTCATTGGTTTGgaaacaagaagcatgttttcaaaGTTATGTGAACTTAAAGCAATCAGATACAGTTTCAGGAAACTCTCTTGAAGAAATACTATTTGTGTTATCCCAAGATTCAAAACTTAACATAGTTGATGGTAATAGTGGTAAAATGATCTCTAGTCGACTATTACATGTGAAGGAATCAACTTCAATTTCAATGTATGTTATAGGCAAGTACAAATTTCATGAAGAACACAAAGCATGTTTTCAGTTTTTTTGCTCTCGAAATATCATTGAAAATTCTGACAGATTTTTGTACCTCAGAGGGTAGCATCTCAACCTCTGAAGCATCAAATGACAAGCTGCAGGATGAACTCTTGAAGAATACTGCTGATGCTAGAGCTGATGAGCAGGAAGAACCCTTATCAGCTAGGGTAAATTCATCAGAGGCGGATCTTTCCTGTTCAGAAGCCTCACATTCTGGAGATTTAATGTTGGATCCACTTGTTGTGCTATGCTGCGAGAATTCATTGCGCTTGTTCTCGTCAAAATCTTTGATAGAGGTTCATTAATTCATTATcacttcacatttacatttacaTTAAGTCTGTATGCGAATGAATTTGACTTATATGATAATTCTTTACAGGGACATAAGAAACCAATTCGTAAAGTGAAACATTCTAAATCTTCTTATTGGACTTCGATTCTTAAGAAAGATGATAAAGTTTATGGGCTTCTATCATTGCTTCAGACCGGAGCCTTTGAAATCAGGTGAAAGTGCTAGTGTTTTTGTTCTTTCTTTTGTTTCTAAAGGGTTGGGTTGGGGGAGTATTTTGAATAAGACAATGTGGATTCTAGCAAATCAAATTTTCTTTGAAATGATAAATTATTGGATTATTTTGCTCGTCCTTGGACAGGTCTTTGCCAGATTTGCAATTGGTTGCAGAAAgctctttattgtcaattttaaGATGGAATTATAAAGTGAATATGGATAAAACCATGTGTTCTGATGATTATGGACAGATAGTGCTGGTACAATTCTCTCTATAACTTTCAAATTGTCAAGAATTTCATCTCTGTTTTTACGCCCTGTTTTTTTACTGGATACTgtaaaacatatttgagtatTGAGGTGAAAGCATTCAAGTCAAATTCAAAGTCTGCAACTTTTGGTCTTCAAAGCACCCTTCTTATATTCATAACTTACAGGCAAACGGTTCTGAATTGGCATTAATCTCATTACTGGCTGGCGAAAATGAATTCAGGTATCTTTGTTATCCTGTAATGATGCAATAACATTGTGGACTTTTGGTTAAACTGTAGTAATAAGGAAGAAAAAGATGACTAACATTGCTATCCTGCTTTAGTAATCTGGAGCATTTGCCTTGTCTTCATGACAAAGTTCTTGCAGCCGCAGCTGATGCTGCCTTTAGATTCTCTACAAATCAGAAGAAAAAACAGGTTTGAGGTTCTTTGATTTACCTTAGTTTGGATCCTAATGTTCACACCATTAAAAAGTTGTTTAATTAGCTTAACCATTTTGGTGCAGACCATGGTACCAGGGATTCTAGGTGGTATTGTCAAAGGACTTAAAGGAGGAAAACCCTCTCAAACAGATGTGACTAAAAGTCCAGCCTCCGATTTTGGTAATTTGGAAGACATTTTCTTTAAGCCCCTGTTGCCTGATCCCCTTCCAACAGTGGATGTCGCAGATAATAAAGTGGAGCTTGATATAGGTTTACATTTTTGTTTAAACTTGGTGTTTATTGGATTTCATAACTAGAACACTTCCACACTTTGAAGTTTGAATTGTCAAAAACAAAACctcaaaatattctttttttgGGCACAGATGACATTGAAATAGATGAGCCCAACCCGCCAATATCTAAGACTTCTACTTCATCTCCTGATGTTAAAAACAAGCAAAAAGGTAAATCACTTTCTCAAAACATGTATCATATTTTAACTACAAAGATTAGTGACAGTTTCTTCCTTTTGCCTGCAGATAAGTTACGAGATAGGGAGAAATTGTTTGAAGGTGGTACCAATAAGGATGATGTAAAGCCAAGGCTTAGAACACCTGAAGAAATTATGGCTGCTTATAGAAAAACTGGGGTAGTGCTAAGCTGTCCATCCTCTTTGTCTTTTAACACTGTTGGTATCAATGAGTTAAATTATTAATCAACATCTGATTTCAGGATGCTTCTTCAGCTGCTGCACAAGCAAGAAACAAGCTTATGGAGAGGCAGGAAAAATTAGAGGTAGAAAATTATCTCATCTCATCATGCCAACTTACATAACTTACAATCAAATTCTGTTGCTGGGCaattctttaaaataaacaGGGAAACACCTTTTGTTTAGTccttatgtaaaaaaaattcgtTTTTAGCactatatttaacaaaaaacgATTTTTTTGTA comes from the Phaseolus vulgaris cultivar G19833 chromosome 8, P. vulgaris v2.0, whole genome shotgun sequence genome and includes:
- the LOC137824309 gene encoding lethal(2) giant larvae protein homolog SRO77-like gives rise to the protein MFAKRLFDKALLHHSNHKLQHGGLQGSELDPRIVFHYGIPSTASVLAFDPIQRLLAIGTLDGRLKVIGGDNIEGLLVSPKQLPYKYLEFLQNQGHLVGVLNDNDIQVWNLESRSLVCSLKWESDITAFSVVSGSHFIYVGDQHGLFSVIKFEAEKGQLLKASYNLSAKFLREAAGFSDPSVQPIIGILLQPSSSGNRLLIAFEDGLLILWDVSEARIAFLGGGKDLQLKDEDGNPSTETGANPPANIIEQNLGDKEITALSWASSTGSILAVGYLDGDILLWNLSSAAPSKGQETSKNVIKLQLSTAERRLPVIVLKWSDSYKSQSDNSGQLFVYGGDDIGSEEVLTVLTLEWSSGTESVRCTNRADLTLSGSFADLTLLPSPGTNGLNSKDEVFVLTNPGQLHLYNSDSLSTLTSQQKRTPSVPAVEFPVLVPMTDPSLTVAKLIRLPSKSNSSKLLTEVASALRTGLRPGSAPSDWPLTGGVPSQLSATKGAEVESVYFVGYSNGSVLVCDATHAVLSYICYIEGEVNGTKVAGSDAPVTKLDFCSVSLLLAVGNECGLVRIYDLKVPSNRKNFHFVTQSKCEVHDVPQGKKTHCSAVFSLLDSSVQALSFANSGTKLAIGFSSGRVAVCNMTSLSVLFLIDGAPCSTSPITSLVWKQEACFQSYVNLKQSDTVSGNSLEEILFVLSQDSKLNIVDGNSGKMISSRLLHVKESTSISMYVIEGSISTSEASNDKLQDELLKNTADARADEQEEPLSARVNSSEADLSCSEASHSGDLMLDPLVVLCCENSLRLFSSKSLIEGHKKPIRKVKHSKSSYWTSILKKDDKVYGLLSLLQTGAFEIRSLPDLQLVAESSLLSILRWNYKVNMDKTMCSDDYGQIVLANGSELALISLLAGENEFSNLEHLPCLHDKVLAAAADAAFRFSTNQKKKQTMVPGILGGIVKGLKGGKPSQTDVTKSPASDFGNLEDIFFKPLLPDPLPTVDVADNKVELDIDDIEIDEPNPPISKTSTSSPDVKNKQKDKLRDREKLFEGGTNKDDVKPRLRTPEEIMAAYRKTGDASSAAAQARNKLMERQEKLERISQRTAELQSGAEDFASLANELVKTMERRKWWQI